Proteins from one Paenibacillus amylolyticus genomic window:
- the nrdR gene encoding transcriptional regulator NrdR has product MKCPYCGYMGTKVLDSRPANEARSIRRRRECEQCARRFTTFEMIEETPLIVIKKDGSREEFSRDKILRGLIRACEKRPVSVETLEMIVSEVEKSLRNTADAEVESRQIGELLMEQLFPVDEVAYVRFASVYRQFKDINMFMKELKSLLSKDNLED; this is encoded by the coding sequence TTGAAGTGTCCTTATTGCGGTTATATGGGTACCAAAGTGCTTGATTCGCGTCCGGCCAACGAGGCAAGATCCATTCGTCGTCGTCGTGAGTGTGAGCAGTGTGCCCGAAGATTTACAACGTTTGAGATGATTGAAGAGACTCCATTGATTGTCATCAAAAAAGATGGCAGCCGGGAAGAATTTAGCCGGGACAAGATTCTCCGCGGGCTTATTCGTGCCTGTGAGAAACGTCCGGTCTCCGTTGAGACGCTTGAGATGATCGTATCTGAAGTAGAGAAGTCTCTGCGTAATACAGCCGATGCTGAAGTGGAGAGCCGCCAGATTGGTGAGCTATTGATGGAACAATTGTTTCCTGTCGATGAAGTGGCGTATGTCCGTTTTGCGTCAGTATATCGCCAGTTCAAAGATATCAATATGTTCATGAAAGAACTGAAATCCTTGTTGTCCAAAGACAATCTGGAGGATTAG
- a CDS encoding alpha/beta-type small acid-soluble spore protein, translated as MAQSNGNSNNLVVTKASAALEQMKYEVAQELGISIPQDGYQGNMTSYENGSIGGYITKRLVTIAEQQLAGQYQ; from the coding sequence ATGGCACAAAGCAATGGTAACTCCAACAACCTGGTGGTAACTAAAGCTTCCGCAGCACTCGAGCAAATGAAATATGAAGTTGCTCAAGAACTCGGAATCAGCATCCCACAAGACGGATACCAAGGTAACATGACTTCTTACGAGAACGGTTCGATCGGTGGATACATCACGAAACGTCTGGTAACAATTGCAGAACAGCAATTGGCAGGTCAATACCAATAA